Proteins encoded within one genomic window of Dreissena polymorpha isolate Duluth1 unplaced genomic scaffold, UMN_Dpol_1.0 chrUn014, whole genome shotgun sequence:
- the LOC127863542 gene encoding octopamine receptor 1-like codes for MLCVIISTTIVGNVCLFAVVLRSKALRNLTNMFILGLATADLLVGLTQMPITVYTIIKGRWEFAHSGCVVFRFLNMVTLVTSVLSLCNISINRYIMVCYPQKFKDIYTVPNSVFMLIGVVIFSILLSLPPLIGWSEYVYTPSHSFCFTDWQNHV; via the exons ATGCTGTGCGTCATCATATCCACAACCATTGTGGGCAACGTTTGCCTCTTTGCTGTTGTGCTGAGGTCAAAGGCACTTCGTAATCTGACCAACATGTTCATCCTTGGCTTGGCAACTGCAG ATCTGCTCGTTGGTCTGACACAAATGCCAATCACGGTGTATACGATAATCAAGGGTCGATGGGAATTTGCGCACAGCGGATGCGTAGTTTTTAGGTTCCTGAACATGGTAACACTGGTTACAAGCGTCTTGTCGTTATGTAACATTTCTATAAATAGATACATCATGGTGTGTTATCCACAGAAGTTCAAGGACATCTACACGGTTCCAAACTCTGTGTTCATGCTTATAG GTGTTGTTATATTTTCGATTCTACTCTCTCTGCCGCCTCTGATTGGTTGGTCTGAGTATGTTTACACGCCCTCGCATTCGTTCTGTTTCACTGATTGGCAGAACCACGTGTAG